The genomic stretch ATGTCACATCTGCGCCAAAACGTGATTACTAAAGACTGGGTGATTTTTGCTACGGAGAGAGCTAAGCGCCCCCATGAGTTTGCGCGATCGCTAGATGAAATCCCCCCCGACTTACCCACCTACAAGCATAATTGTCCCTTTTGTCGGGGGAATGAAAATACGGCGGAACCTGAATATTTGCGTATAGAAGACGAGCATGGCTGGCGAATCAGGATTATTCCGAATAAATATCCTGCCTTGTCGCCAATAGGCGATCGCATCCGCCATAGCGAGGGAATTCATCGTGCTATTACAGGTGTAGGCTACCACGAAGTTTTGATCGAGCATCCCGATCATAATGCGACGATCGCGCTCATGCAGCTTGATGATGTGATTAATATTTTCAAAGCCTATCGCCAGCGCTATAAAGAGATTCGACAAGACAATCGCATTGAAAGCATCATTATCTTTAAAAATCATGGCGAAAGTGCTGGTACTTCCCTCGAACATCCCCATTCGCAAATCACCGCTACCCCTGTAGTTCCTTCACAAATTCGTTATCGCCTAATCGAAGCAACTAACTATTTTGATGATATCGGTGAATGTTTATTTTGCCATACTCTTAGAGATGAGCTAGCTGCTAAGGAGCGGATTGTTTTTGAAACAGAACATTTTGTCACTTTCATGCCCTATGCAGCTCTATCTCCTTTCCATATGTGGATATTTCCTCGCCGCCATAGTTCTTGCTTTAGCGAAACGAACGATGTTGAGCTTGCCGATCTTGCCTATAATCTCAAAACAGTTCTCGCTAAACTTTATTATGGGCTCAATAATCCTGCCTACAATTACACAATTCGCTCAATGCCAACGGACGAGAAACAGTCTGATTACTTCCATTGGTATTTAGCGATCGTGCCACGGGTTTCTAAGGCGGCGGGCTTTGAACTAGGCAGTGGCATGTATATTAATACAGCCATGCCTGAGGATAGCGCCAAGTTCCTACGAGAAGTACAAATTCCTTAGAGCGTGTTTGAGAAGTTTTTACCCCCTCTAACTCCCCCTTGGAAGGGGGAGAACTTAGACTTCCCCCCTTGGAAGGGGGGATTGAGGGGGGTAAAAGCAGAAATTTATTACTTCTCAAACACGCTCTTAATAGCAAAAATGGGTTGTGGAAGCGCACCCCGAAGGGGTGCGCTTCCACAACCTACAAATGATTTAGGATTGCTATCTGGGCTAGGTACAGTAGCGATCGCGTCCCTGTTGTTTTGCTTTGTACAAGGCCTGATCTGCTTGCTCAATTAATCTATTTGCTTGACCTTCTATCGTAGGCATCATTGAGGCAATTCCGAGGCTAATTGTGACAATTGAACTCACACTAGACTGCTGATGGGGAATTGCTAAATCCTGAACAATCTGCTGCATTCTTTGGGCTACGGAGATAGCTCCATCTAAATCCGTACTAGGAAGCAGTACCACAAATTCCTCACCACCATAGCGAGCCACCAGATCACCAGCCCGATCAATTGCTTTGGAGATAGACTGGGCGACCCTCTCTAGGCAATCATCCCCCGCGAGATGCCCATAGTAGTCGTTATAGAACTTAAAGAAATCAAGATCAAAGATAATTAACGAAAGCAATTGTTGTTTTCGGGCTAGTCGATTCCATTCTTCTTGGAGTCGAATATCAAAGCATCGACGGTTTGCGACCTTAGTTAATCCATCAATATTTACTAAGGATTCGAGTTTTTGATTCGATTCTTGCAGCGCAAGTTCTATTTTCTTCCGTGCAGTAATATCGCGCACGGTAACTGCTAGCCCGTCATCTAACTTGACGGATGCAAATTGATACCAGTAAGAATCCCCCCAAGGATAATAAAAATCTTGTTCTAAAGGTTGTCCTGTTTCCACAACTTGAACAAAGCGATCGAACAAATCTGGCTCAATATTATTAAGGAACTTTCTCGATACTAATTTCCCAATTAGTTCTTCTTGATTGGCATTAAAGGCTCTGACAATAATGGGATTAATCATTAAGCAACGGAAACTTTCAATGTGAGCAGTCGTAGGTTCACGTATTGACTTTAGAGCCACAATGCCATCAAGAGAACTATTTAAAATCCCGCTAAGGATATTTTCTATTTCCCTCCGTTTATTGATCTCATCCTGTAATTTGATAGTTCGATCTTCTACACGCCTTTCTAAATCGGAATTCAGTGATTCTAATTCAGTGTAGGCTTTATATGATCGTAAAGCCGTAATAATCGCTGTAAACAGCTTTTGGGAGGTAAATTCTGTTTTAGTTTTGTAATCATCAATATCATAATCGACAATCACCTGTCTTTCGGGTGCTTGTCCCGGTTGCCCCGTCCGTAAAATAATCCGAATTGCTCGATTCTGAAGGGTTTCGCGGATATACTTAGCAGTAATTAATCCCGCATCGTCAGATTCCATAATGACATCGAGCAATGTAACTGCAATGTCAGGATGTTTTTTCATGATCTGGCGTGCATCCGTTCCAGAATAAGCACTAAGAAACTTAAGACTCTTGTTGTCAAAACTAAAATCTTCTAATGCAAGTCTAGTGATGTTATGAATTTCTACTTCGTCATCAACGATTAGAACTTTCCAAGACTCTAGACTTTCAGACAATGTTTGATCAACTTCATCAGCAAATTCCAATTCATCTGCAATTATTAACTCATCATCAACCATTGAGAACATGAAGTATCTATAACTCTATAGAATTATACAGCTTCCCCAGAGAAATAGTTGACACTAAGACTGCGATTTAATAAGGAAGCAAATTTTTGTGACGTGGCGAAGCCACGTCACAAAAATTTGCTTCCTTATTTTCCTGTATATCCCTTATGAAGTGGTAAATGGACTGCAAAGCAACTACCTTGACCAATCTCGCTGCTGAAACTGACATAGCCGCCGTGGAGTTCTATAAGTTGCTGCACTAGTGCTAGCCCTAACCCTGTACCTTCATATTTGCGTGTGAGCCCTCCATCAATCTGAGTAAATGGCTGAAATATCTGGGCTTGATGGTGAGGAGCAATCCCAATACCTGTATCAGTAACTAAAAACTGAATCCAAGGATCAGAATCCTGCTCATTTTCTATTTTCACATCTAGACTGACCTTGCCTCCCGCTGGTGTAAATTTAATGGCGTTATCTAACAAATGGACTAATACCTGTCTTAATCGTTGCTCATCCACAGCGATCGTTGTTAAATGAGCCACTAGGCTCATCTTAAGTTGAATTTGTTTTTCCAGAGCCTTGTGTTTAACGAACTTGAGGCTAGAGCTGCACAAATCAGCGATCGCTACGGTTGTGATATCTAGATTGAGCATGCCTGCCATGATTTTGGAGGCATCCATCATGTCGTTAATCAATTTCAGTAAATCCTTACTGCTACTTTTAATGATTTCGAGCGCTTCCTCTTGGTTAGAATTGATTGTGCCAAAAAACTCTCCAAGTAAACATTCTGTCATTCCTAAGATCGCGTTGAGGGGGGTGCGCAACTCATGATTCATTGTGGAGAGAAATTCATCTTTTAGTTTAGTAGATTGAATGAGTGCTGCATTAGCATGTTCTAAATTGGCATTCAATGATACTAGTAGGGTATGTGCTCGCAAAGATGTGACAATTGTTGTAAATAGCTTTTGGGAGGTCAGTTCTGTTTTTGTCTTGTAATCATCGATGTCATACTCGACGACTACTTTTTGTTCGGGTACTCGTCCCGGTTGACCTGTTCGCAAAATAATTCTGATTGCTCGATTTTGAAGGGTTTCACGGATATACTTGACGGTAATTAAACCTGCATCATCGGATTCCATAATCACATCGAGCAGAGCAATCGCAATGTCAGGATGCTCTAACATAATCTGGCGAGCTTCTATCCCAGAGTAAGCACTGAGGAACTTGAGACTCTTGTTATGGAAGCTGAAATCTTCTAAAGCCAGTCTGGTGATCGTATGAACTTCTACTTCGTCATCAACAATTAGAACCTTCCAAGTCCCTAGACTTGGTGACGAAACTTGATCCATTTCATCAGCAAATTCTAATTCATCCACGATTGGTAGCTCATTATCGGCCATTGAGAAAATGAAGTATCTATAAAACTATGTAGAATTATACAGCTTACCTAGAGAATTACTCTAAACTAGTCTAAATGCTAGGGGATAGATTGCCTAAGTTCTATGCAACATCAGTTAACACTTTCTAAAATTAAATGATATAGAGGGATTTTTTCTGCCCCTTCAGAGGTAAACGGACTGTAAAACAACTTCCCTCACCAAGCTGGCTGGTGCAATCGACATAGCCCCCGTGGAGTTCTACGAGTTGATGGACTAACGCTAATCCTAATCCTGAGCCTTCATATTTGCGGGAGAGACCACCATCAATCTGGATAAATGGCTGAAATATTTTGTCGTGATCGCTAGGGGCAATACCAATACCTGTATCGGTAACTGAGAAATAAATCCAACTGCGCGAATTCTGCTCAGTTTTTAAGCTGACATCCAGCCTTACCTTACCGCCAGAGGGGGTAAATTTGATGGCATTATCGAGCAAGTTGATTAATATCTGTCTCCATCGCCGCTCATCAACTTCAATAACTTCTAAATCTGGAGATAGACTCATAGAAAGTTGAATTTGCTTTTTGAGGGCTTTGAGTTGAATAAATTCTAGACAGGAGCTACATAAATTAGCGATCGCTACAGTTGTGATATCTAGCTTGAGCATACCTGCCATAATTTTGGAGACATCAAGCATGTCAGCAATCAGTTCCAGTAAATGCTCACCACTGTTTCTAATAGTCTCGAGAGCATCCTCTTGGCTCGAATTAATTGTGCCGAATAATTCTTCATGTAAGCACTCGGTCATCCCTAGAATGGCGTTGAGTGGTGTCCGTAACTCATGGCTCATATTGGCAAGAAACTCATCTTTGAGTTTAGTAGTGCGTAAGAGTTCGGCATTAGTACGTTCTAAATTGATGTTGAGAGCTTCTAAGGTGGTATAAGCCTTGTACGATCGCAAAGCCGTAATGATCGTTGTAAATAGCTTTTGGGAAGTAAATTCTGTTTTGGTTTTGTAATCATCGATATCATAATCGACCATTGCTTGGCGTTCAGGTACTTGCCCCGGTTGACCTGTGCGGAGAATAATCCGAATTGCCCGATTTTGAAGGGTTTCACGGATATATTTAGCGGTGATCAATCCTGCATCATCAGATTCCATAATCACATCCAGTAAAGTGACAGCAATGTCAGGATTTTCATCCATGATCTGACGTGCTTCTTTACCAGAATAGGCACTGAGGAACTGGAGCTTCTTGTTATCAAAGCTGAAATCTTCTAAGGCGAGGCGCGTGATGTTATGAATTTCTACTTCATCATCAACGATCAGTACTTTCCAAGACCCTAGATCCTGTGACGATGTTTGATCAATTTCTTCTTCATCTGCAAATTCTATCAAGTCATTAATCATGAACTTCTCGCCAAATCATTGAAAACATAAAGAAACATAAATATTTACTGGGATTAGACCTAGTATTTTTGTTGAAGGGGGAGTAAAGTAATACTTCTAACCATAGGACTCACCCAATAGCCCTGTAACAAATTACAGGCTTAAAGCTTAAATACATTGTAAAGAGTTGCTTTAAAGTATTCTTTAGTCTGCTTTAGCAAACTTTTTAGCTTTGAGTCAAGAACTGTAGTTCTTGGTTTGTTAGCATAAGTCCTAAACAAAAATCCTATACTTCTCTTCCTCGCAAATTACTGTAAGTACTACATAATAATCATAGAGGAATTTGAATGATAAATTTAGTACCCACGCCAACTTGACTTTCACAGGTAATACTACCTTGGAGCTTTTGGGTTACAAGGTTATAAACAATGTGTAGACCCAAACCACTGCCTCCTTGCCCACGTTTAGTTGTATAAAACGGATCGAAAATTTTGCCAATGTTATCCGAAGAAATACCTTTACCATCATCACTAAATTCAAAGATGAGACGCTGATTTTGTTCAGAAATAACAAAGAGAATTGTCCCATTGTCATTAGGATCGTAGGCGTGGATTAAGGAATTCATCACTAAGTTAGTAGTAATTTGGGAAATCAAACCCGGAAAACTGTCAAGGATGATATTGTCGGCACAATCAATTTGCACATTGATTTTTGTCCGTTTGAGTTTTGGCTGAAGATTGAGTAAAACTTCTTCAAGGTAGGCTTTGAGATTAAACGATCGCCTTTCTTCACTAGATTGATCAACGGCGACCTGCTTAAAGCTCTGAATCAGTTCGGCAGCACGATTTAAATTGGACATAACAATCATGCTGCTTTGTTGGAGGCTATCCATAAATTTTTCGAGATCAGATCGCTTCAGTGAGCCATTTTTAATCGCATTGGTAAGACTTTGAGTTTTATCGGCAATTAGGGATGCTGCTGTGACACCAATGCCAATGGGGGTATTGATTTCGTGGGCGATACCTGCGACTAGTCCTCCTAAAGCCGCCATTTTTTCGGATTCGACTAGTTCTGTTTGGGCTGCCTTGAGGTTAGTGAGAGCTTGGGATAGCTCTTGGGTGCGATCGCTCACTAGTTGTTCTAAATTTTCGTTAAAGAGCTTAAGGTTGCTATACAAACGGGCATTATTGATGGCGATCGCTGCTTGGCTAGAGAGCAGCGTCAGGACTTTGAGGCGATCAATGGTAAATGCTTCGGTAACAAGATCATTTTCGAGATAGAGAATTCCCGCAAGTTCACCTTGATTGATTAAAGGCATACATAGTAATGATTTTGGTTGATGCAGTTGAATATAGTCATCGTTGGTAAATTTGCCTTCTTGGGTGGCATTACCCAGCACAACACTTTCTAAGGTGCGGGCAACAAAATTGACGATTGAGACGGGGACAGCATTTTCCATAGAGCGAGAGCCTAGTACTTCGATTTCATCGCTACCTGCATTGCCGATTGCTTCAATTTTTAGTCCTTCTTCTCTTTCAAGGATGAGATAGCCAACCTGCGCCCCAGCATTTTCAATCAAGATCTTCATGAGTTTAGCGAGGAGCTTTTTTAAGTCGATTTCATCGGAAAGAATTTGGAATGTCTTCACAACTGAAGCTAAATCGATTTCCATCGATCTATTTGCCATCATTGTCGTTGTACTCAGACTAGAGTAGCGATTATCAAATAACTGTGCATCTTTATGCGCAGCAAACCTGTGACTGAAAAATTGTAAATAGTTTACTTGTAAATGCTGTACCTTGGCGATCGCACCCCAACTTTGATAGCAAGAGGAAGCATCGATAAAATAAGTTTGGGCAATTTTATCTCTACCATATTGGAGATGGAACTTACCCGCCCTCTCATTGGCTAGAGCTTCTTCTTGAATATACTCATTTTTTCTTGCCCCTTTAATAGCGCGATCGTAGTATGCCATTGCTTCGATTTGCTTACCTAGTAATGCGTATCGTTCTGCTTCTACTAACTCATATTTATGTTGAAAGTTCATCGGACAATGTTTTGCCCAGCGCCGCATTTTATTCTGGTTTTTAGCAACTTGCTTAAGATAAATTTGGTGGGAAGATTTCGGCAAACTTCTGCACAAGCCTAAGCAAGCAAGGGATTGATAGAAATTATGGAGGGCAAATCCATACGCACTGACAATTGATCTCGCGAAGGGTATAGCTTGTTCAAAAGCAGGGATTGCCTCTTTGTAGTCGTAGAAGAAATAATGCGACATGCCCTTAGCGGTGCAGGTATAGTAACTGGGAATTCCATTCTTTTCTGCCAAAAAAGTGGGAAGCATCTCGAACTCGTCTATAGCTGTACCAACCAGAAATGGCATATTTTCTCCTAATCCTACAAAATTGAGGGCTAGCTGATGCCAAGCTCGGTGCTGATCAACGATCTGGGGTTGTTTGATTTTATTTAATAGTAAACCATCATAATTTTGAAAATCTTGAATAACTACCCCTAGAGGATCGCCGACAAAAAAACGATGCATACAGTAAGCCGATACACTAAAGCTAATCGCTTCATATTCTCCAAATTCAATACCGATTTGGATGGCTTGGCGTAAGTTGGGTACAGAGTCCCTGAGATGTTCTTTCCAGTGCCTCAGACAAGCTTCAAAGGCTGATATAGATAAAGAAGAACCAGCCCGAACATGATTTTGTTCGATTAATTGTAAACTAACTAAACCAATCCGATAGCTCCTTTCGATATCCTGAAAAGCAACCCAGCGAATTAATCCATAGGCTGCACCGATAATGAGTGAATCTGGTGAAACTCCATATTGAAGGATCAAATTGACAATACGGAGAATTACGATCCCCACGAGTAAAGGATTCAAATTAATCGCCGATGTTGCGATGGTAGTCATAATATAGACCGCCGCAATTTTGTAGGGATCGGTCATCGCTGGTAAAGCTGTCCAATCCTTAATTCCCCGTAAGCGAGTGCGTAGTTCTGTTCGCAGCAGTTCTATCCCAACTTGCAACTCACTCGGAAAAGGTGGAATCGGCTCACCTAAACGAATGAGGATCGAATTTACGGTTGTGGGAACTTCGTGGAATTTTCTCTGGGCGGTATAGGCATTAATCTTTACCTTGTAGGACTTAATCGTATCGAGAATATGATTGGCATGATGCATAATGCGATCGACTAAGCGATGACACTCATCAAAGTCAGTATTCAAATAGGCTGATTCTGCTGCCGCCTCATAGAGTTTTAGGGTCAGTGGATAGTGAATTTCCCATGCTGTGTCTGGTAATAGACCAATACCGATCGCTAGGTAGTTTTGGGCATCCGCATAGGCATTAGAATCTTTAGCTTTTTTGCCTGCGATCAGATTTAATTCTGCTAGGGCGAGGCGTTCTTCAGGATCGCGAATTAAGCCCATACCCATATTTAGGTGATTGGCAATCCGAAAGGCTTCCTCTTCGATCGCTAAATTTTTGCCATTTTCTTCCTTGTGATGGCAAACTTTTTTGAACAGTTGCCGACCAATTTTTAGATGGGTAACTTGTTTCTCGGATTCAGGAATCATCACATAGGCAGCCTGTTGAACCCGATCATGGAGAAATTTGTAGTCAATGAAAAAATCCTCAGAAAACTCATTTTCGGTGTCAACGATCGCAAATTTATAGTTGTTAGTTAACGGCAAGATTAATCCTTCAGTTAAAACTGGCAATAGATCTTGCAGCACTAGCCGATGGGGTCTTTCGGTGGCGATCGCAAGGGTTTGCGAATCAAAATGGTTACCAATACAGGCAGCAATTTGAATCATTTTCTGAGTGTCGGGGGTGAGCTTTTGGATTTTGTCCAACATCAAATCAACCACATTATCGGTAAAATCTGCGGACTGGATTTGGTCTAAGTTCCATTGCCAGACTCGTTTTTTTAAATCAAAATAGATTAATCCCCCTTCGTACAAGGATTTGAGAAATTCGTTAATAAAAAAAGGATTACCATCGGTTTTTTGGAAGACAATTTCAGATAGTGGTTTGATCGTTTCGCGATCGCATTTGAGCGTATCTGCAACTAATTCATCCACATCTGATTGCTCTAGGGGCAGTAGGACGATATCGTTAATAGCAGTTCCAGTGGCTGCAATCTCATTGAGCGTTAACCTTAAGGGATGAATAGCATCGACTTCATTATTACGATAGGCTCCGATAATGTAGAGAAACTGACTATCTGTGGAAGTGACGAGTAGTTCTAAAAGTTTTAAAGAGGCAGCATCAGCCCATTGGAGATCGTCTAAAAAGATCACGAGGGGATGGTTGGGTTTGGTAAAAACATGTACGAAGTTCTGAAAAACTAAATTGAACCGATTCTGAGCTTCAGTAGGCGGAAGTTCCAATACTGGGGATTGCTTGCCCACGATCTTCTCTACTTCAGGGATCACATCAATAATAATTTGGGCATTTTTTCCCAAGGCATTCAGTAATTGATCGCGCCATGTTTGGAGTTGGCTTTCAGTTTCAGTTAGCAATTGTGTGACGAGGTCGCGAAAGGCATTGACAACGGCACTATAGGGAATATTACGTTGAAACTGATCGAACTTTCCTGAAATGAAGTACCCCCTTTGTTTGGTAATTGGCTTATAGATTTCGTGAACGAGTGCGGATTTACCAATGCCAGAGAAACCCGTGACCATGATTACTTCGGCTTTCCCAAAGCGCAGACATTCAAATACCGCTAGTAATAGCCAAATTTCTAGTTCTCGACCATAGAGTTTTTGGGAAACTTGAAACTTATCGGAAATATCCTCTGTGCCTAGTACAAAATTGGTAATTTCGCCTTTAGTTTCCAATAGTTTTTTACAAAGGTTTAAATCCGCTTTTAAACCCTGAGCACTTTGATAGCGATCTTCTGCTGTTTTTGCCAATAGTTTCATGACAATATCCGAGACGACTTGGGGAATCTCAGGATTGATGCTGCATGGTGCTATGGGGATTTTGGCAATATGGCAATGGACTAACTCGACAGGATCGTTAGCAGTAAAAGGAAGTTGATCGGTGAGGAGTTCATATAGGGTTACGCCCAAAGAATAGAGATCGCTACGGTTATCAAGGGTACGGTTCATCCGACCTGTTTGCTCAGGGGACATATAGCTAAGCGTCCCTTCAAGCGTATGCGGATTACGGATGGTGGGATTTTCTCGCGACAAAATGTTTGAGATGCCAAAGTCAATAATTTTGACTTGAGATGTCCTTGGATTAAACACGATATTAGAGGGATTGATGTCTTTATGAATGACATTTGCCCCATGAATTTCGCTAAGAATATCGGCAACTTGGGCAGCGATCGCTAAAATTTCAATCAGATTAAAGCTGCGCGATTTCTTTAAGATGCGAATTGATTCTCCACCAAAATCTTCAAAGGCAATACAGCGAAACCGTTGATATTTGATAAAGCTGTAGGCTTTGACTACTCCCTCAATCTGACTGAGCCGACTACAGATTTCATATTCTAATTTGTACCTCGCGATCGCCTCAGGGGTTGGGTACTCTAATTTAAGGATTTTCAGAATGATCGGTTGATAATCGTTAGTTCGATATCCTCTATACACTAGCGATAATTCGCTTTCATAAATTAACGAATTAATTTTGTAGTCAGGAATCTCAAACATGACCTCGATTACCTCTCAAGCTTTAAGGATAAATTTTATAGCAGGTTTTTAATGGATGGATGTGCGTTGGCAAACTAACATAAGTATCTGGATGCAATTAAATCTCCCCCCCAAACCTTTAGTGCAGAAGCCGCAAATGCCACAGGTTTTCGCTCTAGTTTGTTAATTATGCCCAACTATCAATTAATTCTGCCTTTAACGGGAATTCGATAATGCCATTTGCGCGGCGCGAAGCGCCGCGCAAATGGCATTATCGAACTGACCTGCCTTTAGTTACTGCGGGGTTGGACACGCACATAAAACCTATTGCTTGGGGAAAGAGTAGGATTGCTAATGGGTTGAATTGTGTAATTGGGAGATTCTAAAGAAAACTCAAACCGATGTAATAGCGTCGCCATTGTGAGCATGATTTGCACTTCCGCCAAACCATTGCCTAGACATAAATGTGCGCCTGCCCCAAAGGGAGCAAAAGCTCCATTTTGCTTATGTTCATTTCGAGGTGGATGAAAGCGATCAATATCGAATGTATGAGGATTTGGGAAATATTGTGGTAAAAAATGCGGCACAGTCGTGGCAATGATCACATGGGTTCCTGCATCCACCCGAAAGCCTTTAAAGGCAAAATCGGCGATCGCATACCGTTGAATTGCCGTCGCCACAGGATACATCCGCAGTGTTTCCATCGCAGCCCCATGCAAAGCGCTCAGACCACGCAATCCTTCAGCATTGGGAATACCATCTTGAAATAGCCCATCAACTTCCTGTATCACTTTTGCCATGATCTCAGGAGATTTGAGTAAAGCATAAAGCATGAAGGAACAGGTATTCGCCACCGTGTCCAAACCTGCGAGATAGGGACCCACGGCGGCAGCAATCATTTCCGATTCCGATAGCAAAGGATGCGGTTGTTGGCAGTCAGTTAGTAACTCATCGATTAAATTCGGCTTTTGTCGCTTAGTCTGAGACATCCGATTTTTTTTGATCGCCAGCTTTGCTAGTTCTAGCACTCTTTTTCGCGATCGCTGATAGGAGGGCAGCCATAGCAAAAAAGATGGCAATTGCTTTACCACTGTCACATTTAAGGCAGTCTGTAAAAATCTGACTAGGTCGCCACGATAGTGACTTGGGGAGCAGTCCGCTAACAACATCCCCAATTGCTCACAGATGATTTGTTGAAAAAAGGGTAAAACTTGGACTCTTTGCCCCGATCGCAAATTTGCAGTCAGCTCAACTATTAATTGGATCGTCTCTGGAAAAGCATGAATGATTGAATTGCGCGAATAACTAGGCTGTAAAAAGCGGCGCTGTTGT from Pseudanabaena sp. Chao 1811 encodes the following:
- a CDS encoding hybrid sensor histidine kinase/response regulator gives rise to the protein MINDLIEFADEEEIDQTSSQDLGSWKVLIVDDEVEIHNITRLALEDFSFDNKKLQFLSAYSGKEARQIMDENPDIAVTLLDVIMESDDAGLITAKYIRETLQNRAIRIILRTGQPGQVPERQAMVDYDIDDYKTKTEFTSQKLFTTIITALRSYKAYTTLEALNINLERTNAELLRTTKLKDEFLANMSHELRTPLNAILGMTECLHEELFGTINSSQEDALETIRNSGEHLLELIADMLDVSKIMAGMLKLDITTVAIANLCSSCLEFIQLKALKKQIQLSMSLSPDLEVIEVDERRWRQILINLLDNAIKFTPSGGKVRLDVSLKTEQNSRSWIYFSVTDTGIGIAPSDHDKIFQPFIQIDGGLSRKYEGSGLGLALVHQLVELHGGYVDCTSQLGEGSCFTVRLPLKGQKKSLYII
- the galT gene encoding galactose-1-phosphate uridylyltransferase translates to MSHLRQNVITKDWVIFATERAKRPHEFARSLDEIPPDLPTYKHNCPFCRGNENTAEPEYLRIEDEHGWRIRIIPNKYPALSPIGDRIRHSEGIHRAITGVGYHEVLIEHPDHNATIALMQLDDVINIFKAYRQRYKEIRQDNRIESIIIFKNHGESAGTSLEHPHSQITATPVVPSQIRYRLIEATNYFDDIGECLFCHTLRDELAAKERIVFETEHFVTFMPYAALSPFHMWIFPRRHSSCFSETNDVELADLAYNLKTVLAKLYYGLNNPAYNYTIRSMPTDEKQSDYFHWYLAIVPRVSKAAGFELGSGMYINTAMPEDSAKFLREVQIP
- a CDS encoding ATP-binding response regulator → MADNELPIVDELEFADEMDQVSSPSLGTWKVLIVDDEVEVHTITRLALEDFSFHNKSLKFLSAYSGIEARQIMLEHPDIAIALLDVIMESDDAGLITVKYIRETLQNRAIRIILRTGQPGRVPEQKVVVEYDIDDYKTKTELTSQKLFTTIVTSLRAHTLLVSLNANLEHANAALIQSTKLKDEFLSTMNHELRTPLNAILGMTECLLGEFFGTINSNQEEALEIIKSSSKDLLKLINDMMDASKIMAGMLNLDITTVAIADLCSSSLKFVKHKALEKQIQLKMSLVAHLTTIAVDEQRLRQVLVHLLDNAIKFTPAGGKVSLDVKIENEQDSDPWIQFLVTDTGIGIAPHHQAQIFQPFTQIDGGLTRKYEGTGLGLALVQQLIELHGGYVSFSSEIGQGSCFAVHLPLHKGYTGK
- a CDS encoding diguanylate cyclase domain-containing protein; protein product: MFSMVDDELIIADELEFADEVDQTLSESLESWKVLIVDDEVEIHNITRLALEDFSFDNKSLKFLSAYSGTDARQIMKKHPDIAVTLLDVIMESDDAGLITAKYIRETLQNRAIRIILRTGQPGQAPERQVIVDYDIDDYKTKTEFTSQKLFTAIITALRSYKAYTELESLNSDLERRVEDRTIKLQDEINKRREIENILSGILNSSLDGIVALKSIREPTTAHIESFRCLMINPIIVRAFNANQEELIGKLVSRKFLNNIEPDLFDRFVQVVETGQPLEQDFYYPWGDSYWYQFASVKLDDGLAVTVRDITARKKIELALQESNQKLESLVNIDGLTKVANRRCFDIRLQEEWNRLARKQQLLSLIIFDLDFFKFYNDYYGHLAGDDCLERVAQSISKAIDRAGDLVARYGGEEFVVLLPSTDLDGAISVAQRMQQIVQDLAIPHQQSSVSSIVTISLGIASMMPTIEGQANRLIEQADQALYKAKQQGRDRYCT